In Corylus avellana chromosome ca8, CavTom2PMs-1.0, the genomic stretch ataaattttacagCTTACTAATCTtcataaactaaattgaaacttttttgaatttttcaagaATTAAAATAGTGCCTGTCCAATAAACTAAAAACCAGCCTTTAATTAATGTCCTCTGCAATTTGTGAGAACTGATCTTACGAGGGAAATCATCTTGGTTTGCCCAAAGATCAGGTCACATCACATTAAGAAGAGCCAAATGaaattactccaaaaaaaaaataaaaaataaaacaaaacaaaacaaaaaaaaacaaaaaaattgacctTGAAGAGACGAGTATTTCTATGGtgacagaaaaatgaaattactcaaaaaaaaaaaaaaaaaaagtggggggaGGAAATCTACTTTATCCCCTGAAGTTtcatgagttttttaatttgaaccctaaagtttaaaaattgacaatgtattcctttaatgtttcaaaaatttttaatttaaatcttctgttactaatttccgttaaattgaacgaaattttttttaaaaaaagactaAGGGTAATTAGGTAATTTCATAtatttctgtccaatttgacggaaattagtaacgggaggtttaaattgaaaatttttgaaacattatgggagtatattgctaatttttaaactttgtggttcaaattgaaaaacctctgaaacttcaggggggtaaagtggattttttccaaaaaaaaaaaaaaaaaaaacagaacaaaacaaaacaaaacaaacaaataagtgACCATGAAGAGACGAGTTTTTCTATGGTGACCATGTCTAGTGTCCACTCACAAAGTGAgagattatgaaaaaaaaaattaaatatattaagaacTCTATTTAGGTTGATAGTTGTATCTTTGTAAGTAGGGCTAAACGTCAGTCGGTAATATCGGTTTCGgtaggaaaattttattttcacctTTCGAACCGAcaatgtcggtaaagtcggtaaTTTCACCAACTTATTCCAccaaattttatttcctttcgcCTTTCGAACCAAATGGGGGTCGATAAAGTAGGTCGGTAATGTCGGAATgtggaaaaaatggaaaatttgtcGGTAAAGTCAGTCGGTGTTGGTCAGTAAAGTCAGTTCAGTTAGAAAAACCTCTTCCACCTACCGCACCGAAAAATTCGGAATAGAAAAAATCATGCCACCTCTCATCCGCCATCTAGTCGGTCAAGGTCAGTTGGCGGTTAGTCGATGAATTTGTCCAGCCCTATATTGTAAGGAAGACAGGAAGTGACTATTGAGGCATATTGAATCCAATAAGCAAACCATAAAACAACACTTAGAGGGATGAATTGGTATTTTctaagaaaaacaacaaattaaaatatgcaaACACACAACAATCACAAAAACAGTTCTTTGATTAAAGTAAACAttatcatactttttttttttctaatcaaattggGAAAGGGTTACAAGTGATCAAAATACCGAAAATAGGTGGGCTCCTCTACAATAGACCCAAATACATAAATCAACCGTGCAAGTAATGGGAACAAAGTAGGAAATGGGCCAAATAATTAGCCCGATCATCTCCAAGGGACCACATAAAGCggttttaaaagcaaaagaagtacaaaaagAGTTATAAACCTCATAAGGTTTACAAACCCTAATTACAGGTGTAAGAATCTCATGGGGTCCAAACCCATCTACACTCCCAGCAAAGAACAACATCGACCACCCGAAGAAAGTCAATATAGGGAAGGCACTAGTCAGATCTGAATCTGGGACCGATGGGAAGGGAGTACTGTCTCCGGAAGCACTAGTCTACACTACAAAAATAGACCTAAAAATAGATGGAGACTCAAACCCACAAAactcaaacaaaacaacaagaaatacatagaaacaaaggagaaaactaaaaaagaaagacaacaagtggaaatgcaaaaaaaaaagaaaaaaaaaacccaacaaccaACGATGACGGCGGTGATGAAGGTGGAAGAGCGGCCGGAGGAGTCCACTGTCCAGGGCATGGTGGACACGCGCCGACGTATGGAGCTTATGCTCTGGCACATGCAGTGCTGTCAAGGTGGCGCGAGGTGGCAATGGAACGCTAGGAGGCCGGTGGTGAAGGTGGAGAAGCGGCCAGAGGAGTCCACTCTCAGGCGTGTGGTGAACACGCGCCGGCGTGTGAGATCCATGCTCAAGTGCGTGGAGCTCACGCTCCGACCCGTGCAATGCTGGCAAAGGCTTGCAAGATGTCGTTGGAAAGCTGGAAGGCCGACAGTGGTGGTGGAGTGGCGCTTGTAGGCCTGGGTCAACCTGAGGAAAGTAAATCGGATTTTTATAAAAACTCATCTATGAACCAAGGAAGATCCAGGCTGCATCGTGGTGGACGGTGGGCAGCGAGCAGCCAAATGGGGAAGGAGGCAGGCAGGCCAAGGCAGTGGAGCGGTGGACAGCGGGAGATGGAGCAAAAACATTGTGAGAACGAGCGACAAAAAAATGAGTAAATCGGAGAAGAAGAAACGAAAAAGGGGGAGGGGAGGAAGGATCCTATCCGATCCCTCCTCCCCAAAAAACCACATGGATGGTGGTGGTGAACCTCACAAGGAGGTGGTTTGTTCTCTACCTAGAGAGAATGAGGAGCTTCTCTCACTAAATGAGAGAAACTGGTTTTTCCTCTCCAACAACATTATCATACTTTATTTGGTATtgtaatacctcaaatttgtaaatcattttaaaaagagttttaactcCTTACTCAACAAGTTATTAGCTTTCTAAATTAGTCATAaacagaaaaccctaaaaccttcTTTGATGGGCCTAAGCCTTAAGGCCTTTTAGCAAGCAAAAGCCCAAGACCACCTTCACTGGATGAGCGCTCGTCCAGGGGACCACATCGACCGCTCGTCTGAACCTCACGCCACCCTCGAGAAATCGTACCTCTGAGCACTTTTGGCCTTTTGTGAATAGTACTCGAGCGCTATCATGAATAGTATACGAACACTcgttgacttttggttgaccactgGTTTTTACCCATGAGTGCCACATGCAACTCTGACCCCTCTGAACtatagtacacgagcgctcaaCCCTGTAGTACCACGAGCGCTTGAtcattttatgatatttttcattttgcccTCAGCCtcttcccctataaatacccctcatCCCATTCGAGTTTTCTCACCTCAAAAGCCTAGAGAAACTCTGCCTCTTTGTCTATTAAGAGTGTGTAAGCTTTGTGAGTGCCTTTGGAGGAGGAGGGGCCTTGAATAGCTTGCTTGTTGAGGTAACCACCATATCTCCCTTATATTTTGTTGAGTTGATTACGCTATCTTAGTATTAATATTTTGAGTACAAGCTTATTCTAGTGTTGCTCTTTTTCCTTACTATTACAAGCTTTAAAGATGTTTTGGCAAGTCCTCATGTTCATTTTTCTTatgtaaaacaaataataatttcaaaggGGTTTTCTACCCACCTTTGTCTTCTTGATAATTGGAAGTgccttattttcttaaaaagcaAGAGGAATAACTTTCAAAGGTTTTAAACACCCTTCGTTGATTTTTTTACCGGTATCATATAGTAGCATAGATGTTTGTCTTAAGATTAGAAAGGAGACACCAACAGATAGGAGCCTAGGAGTATTTTGGACACTTTCTAGCTAAACCCTAGCCCCTGGCCGAACACTCACCCTAGGGGACGAACACTCAACCAGAGGACTGTTTATATGCCCCTTACCCCCATAAATGTGTACAAGGTCTTAGAAGCCCTTTTTCGTTAGATGAAATCTCGTAGAGTTCTCTAATACTACTTATAACGATGAGTTGTGTTTTGTTATAGCAGGGATTCATGATGTTGAAGCACCTaagcgagcgtacgaggtaagtaacgACTCAcgaacattttccttaaaaatgtgagaTATGTTAGTTGACTGACCATGCTTATGATATGAGCAagtctacatttttgtaataacttggtaactgtttAAGAACTTGTCGATAAAatacattgtatgacatggtacactggtacatATAGAATAATGGCTATAgacttactatatagacttcattctatggtcaggtgtatatgtgtatgtgtgtgtgtgtgttggggggAGAAGGGGCCTTGGATCCAGTGGTTTTTGTGACCAACGTaatacttgaaaaaaataaataataaactcGCCCAAGTCTACAGCCTActccttgcaatttttttttttcttaaaaaatttatttcttatcTTTTAACCACTCATTTCTTATCTTCTATTTCCAATTTTCCACCTTTCACGAGACGAGATTCCTCACTTCTCATCAGACTCACCTTCTCATTTTCTATTACCTTCTCATCTCCTCTCACCTCTTCTCTTCCCATCTGAAGACTCAagccttcaaagttcaaacaaatgaacaatcAAACATGAAACATTCACTAGGACTACTACTACACTCACAGATCGCCTCTCCTCTCGGTATTTCCACACATGGTGCACACCCAAAcgcattttctcttttttcttagGGTTAAActgttgaaaagaaaattttccccCATTTTCCCTTGTGCAATGTGCTTGTTGTGATTGAGGGTATGTTGCCGTTTTAGAATGGATCAAACTaagcaaattttttatttttttttaagaaaaaagtgACATATCTAGTTTTGTGTAggaaaaacaatttatttatttatttttttgaaatttttggaggTGCCGTGGGTTACGttgggtaagaattttttttttttttttttttttttttttaaatcttcgACATTCCCAAAAATCAACATGGCTCCGCCACTGTATATTTCTGTTACGTATAtgttaataacttaataatatgacagcattttttttttttaaatatatacatatatagtaaTATACATACgaaaccaattaaaaaaacatatatatatatatatatacgtaaattgttaaaaaaaaaacaaaaaaaacacacttgTTTTCCCCAACCGTTAGATCTGATACACTTCATCGCAGCCGTTCCATGTTTTCCCCAACCCTAACCAACCTGCTCGAGCTACAGCCGCAGCAGCCCCCCAACCCCAAGTCGGCAGTCGGCAAGTCCCCAAGTCCAACCCCAACTCGGCAGCCGGtagcactctctctctctccggcttTGCTTTCTTCCTCACGACATCCACCCATCGCACACATCCTCTTCGATTCTGGTAAGATTTGCGTTATGCTCTGTAGTAAATCACTGCTTCTTAAAAATAGAtcctctttcatttcatttcactTAAAAATATTGCTTAATGCTAAAACAAGTTGTTGTATTAGATGTGTAGCGACAGTGGGGGTGGGTTGGATGATTGACAGGATTTGTCCAAATCAGTGAACATAAGTTTATTTTGGATGATAATGGATTTTGATTCTCCTTTAGAAACACAATCTTATATTTGCAGGATATGcaatgaatatataatatgaataaaTGGATACAAATACCTGAGAAAGACCCATCAGAAGTGTCTCTCTGTATCTTTGTGCTTAACAAGTTCATTGTAAGATTATCAAGGTTTTAGGCATGTGCTTAAGGTTATCAACCTATGAACAATGTCGGCCTTGTCAGGCAGCCGCTCTATTAATGCCCCTAATATATACTATCTTTAATATATCAATGCTTTAGGCatgttcattaatttttttttttggtttgcttTTATGTTACATGAACGCTCACACAcgtatagagagagagagagactgttGATTGGTTGTTTTGTGTATAGTATTGGCCAAAACTTGTGCTAAACTCTTCAGTTCTATTTTTGGTTTCAGGGATGATTAAAGATCTGCTAGTTTGAGGTTTGAACTTTTGATAAATTAGGATTTAAAAGAGGGAAGAGTGTAGAGTTTGCTGTCGGTTTTTGCACACTTTCTGCGCTTCTATCACAAGTTACAATGTCGGTGACAGCAGGTGTTAGTGATACTATAATTGCCATTAGGGATAAGCTTAGAGGGAAAATTGGGCAAACAAAAGTTAAAAGGTATTGGCCTGGTAGAGCTCCTGAATGGGCAGATGATGCCCATGAAGATGGGGATATCCAGTTGGATAGGGTGGCTGCCCTGGAACAAGCATTCCCGAGGCAGGAAGACTCACATATTGTTAAGAAGGATGATGCTAGGCTGCGCCGTTTGGCAGAGAGTAAGATAGATAATCGTGAGGAAGTGAGAGCTGATCATCGGCGCATCCGACAAGCAGAGATTGTTTCAACAATTGAGGAGGAAGCTAGAAGGCAAGAAAGGTTAGATCTGGAGGAAGATGATGCAGATGCTTTGGaggaaaggagaagaagaattaAGGAGAAGTTGCTTCAGAGAGAGCAGGAAGAGGCTGTATttccagaagaagaagaggaggaggtagaagaggaagaggaagaggaatcTGAGTATGAGACTGACTCAGAGGAAGAACATACAGGCATTGCAATGGTTAAGCCGGTCTTCGTTCCCAAGTCAGAGAGGGATACCATTGCTGAGCGTGAGCGTCTTGAGGCTGAAGAAAGGGCTGTTGAGGAATCTAAGAAGAAGAGACTGGAGGAGAGGAAGGTGGAGACAAAACAGATTGTGGTTGAAGAGATCCGAAAGGACGAAGAGATTCAAAAGAATTTGGAAATGGAGGCAAATATTGCTGATGTGGATACTGATGATGAAATTAATGAGGCAGAGGAGTATGAAGCTTGGAAGGTGAGGGAGGTGGCTAGGATCAAGAGGGATAGGGAGGATCGCGAGGCGATGGTGAAGGAGAAGGAAGAGATTGAGAAGGTCAGAAACATGACAGAGGAAGAGAGGAGGGAGTGGGAGAGGAAGAATCCAAAAGCTGCTCCACTGCCAAAGCAGAAATGGAGGTTCATGCAGAAATATTACCACAAGGGTGCATTCTTCCAAGCAGATTCTGATGATCATGCTGCAACCGCTGGAACAGATGGTATTTTCACTCGGGATTTCTCTGCTCCGACTGGAGAAGATAAGATGGACAAGACAATATTGCCTAAGGTCATGCAGGTTAAGCACTTCGGTCGTAGTGGAAGGACAAAATGGACACATCTTGTCAATGAGGACACAACTGACTGGAACAATCCGTAAGTTCCCTTCTCTTTATATTATCCTCCTTTTGTTCCCCCTTCTATAGTATTGCTATATCATATACGCATTCACTCTGATGTCCATCTGCTGCTCTATTGACTTGGAATTATGTcagtcttatttatttatttattttgcttagTGAAGCTTATTTGTTGAATCTTTAAAGTGGTACATGGAAGAAATAATCTATTACATCTAAAATAATTTGTATAAAAGTACGGTGTTCAAAAAGAGTTACTTTTGACATAggataatatatttttctttttcttctttggccAGTTagatttctctttctttttttttactttttttcggTTAAGCAATGAGGCTAGAACTTACAACTATGCCCTCATTTCAATATCTTATTTTGACTTGAATAATTCTACGAAAATCTGCCATCATGGCTCGAACTCCACCACAATGTACTAGAGCCTTCTGCTGCACTACCTCTAGCTACTTCGCCTCTGCCACCAGCCACCTCAAAAGACACTGGTTCAAGTTTCAATAAACTCGtggagaaaaaatcaaaagtgaAACAATACGAAAAGATTAAAATTAGCAACCTCCATCATCTCCTAAAATCCAAACCCCCTCTTCACTTGGTCACCACCCTATTCTCACACCATTGTTGCaggcaaaagaaaaaggaaacaatttgttaaagaaaatctaggaaattttttgaaaaattgagaCTAAACTGCTGACACCATCCATCACAACCTTTTCATCAAGCCAAAAATTTGTCCCTTACAAACCACATAAGACCATTTGTGACTACCATATTGACCCTCATTATATTAGATAATAcgaataaaaagaaagagaaataacaTATATGtgtaaaaagtaataaatcAAGCTCGGTTCAGCAAGACGTAAAGAAAGAAAGGTGATGGAATATCAGCCTTTGATTTACCACAGAATATGCATATGAAACCTTTGAGGGCTGGCTGTATCACTTAAAAATTTGGGGGGAATTTTTCAGTGGTTGTAAAACAGAAGGCTGAACCATCATCGTTCTCGGAGCTGTGCTGGAACATGTTATTGATTAATTGATACAGTTGTGTTTTTAACCACCACCCCCCCACTCCctcctagagagagagagagagaagaagaggaaaaacaagTTCACCCTGTAGAAATATAATGACATCTTAGCCTATGGGTTTAGTTCAGAAGGCAATTTCTCCACCTCTAAGAACATGGTGGAGGATGAAGTCTGTGTATACAAGACTCACCGGGTGTATTTATAAGttatgaataaaagaaaaagtaatgatATGCTACCAAATTAGACTTAGTTGAAGAATCACTTGTGAGGAATCTAgtagtttttttcttcctctctctctcttggaaATGTTCAGAAAAAAGTTATTATGGATAATAATTCTcttagtaaaaaataaagaacattgTCAAAGGTATCACTAATAATAAGGAGGGAGGTTTGGGTATCAGGAACCTTAGGGTCTTCAATCGCGCCCTCttagggaagtggttgtggcgTTATGGGTTAGAGAGAGATTCTTGGTGGAGGGCTGTGGTGAATGCGAAATTTGGTAGTctttggggagggtggtgttcctTGGAGCCGGGTGGTCCTCtgggggtggggttatggaagaacatcaGGAAGGGGTGGGccaatttccaaaggtttaCTCGATTTCAGGTTGGGGAGGGGTCTAAGGTGCGCTTTTGGCACGATCTGTGGTGTGGTGACTTGGCTCTTAAGCATGCCTTTCCAGGTTTATTTAGCATTGCATGCGCTAAGGATGCTTCAGTGGCGGAGCATATGGAGGTGTTGGGAGGCACTAACcagtggaatgtgagctttTCTAGAGAAgcgcatgattgggaggtggaggtgtTGGCTTCTTTTTTCCAGGTGTTACATGCTACTCAAGTGAGgcgagggtgtgaagataggttgtggtggaattcttccaaaagaggccaATTCAAGGTCAAACTCCTTTACGCCGCCTTGGCGAGTCCTGTTGGGGGAGGATTTCcgtggaagagtgtgtggcgtacCCAAGCTCCTCTGAGGGCgagtttttttgtgtggtcggcggCTTTGGGAAAAATTTTGACCCTGGACAATCTTAGAAAGCGACGGGTGATTGTGACAAacaggtgttgtatgtgcaagaagtccgaggagacggtggatcatcttctccttcattgcgaggtagctTATACTTTGTGGAGCACCTTTTTcggtcggtttgggttgtcttgggtgatgccgaagAGGGTTTTGGATTTTctcgcttgttggtggtcttcggggAGGAGGGAGAGTGCCGCGgtgtggaaaatggtgcctacgtgctttttttggtgtctatggagggaaatgaataataggtgctttgaggatgtGGAGGGGACTTGGGAAGACATTTTAGCCTCTTGTTTTCAAACTTTGTACCTTTGGACCGTTGCGCATGTCTCTCCTGTttcgattagttatgatgattttcttcttcgttttgctccttctagttaggtgatcctattgtatactcccagtgtacctTGGGGCGCCTatacgctttttaataaaacttcttattacttatcaaaaaaataatatgtattcATGTTTCCTTTCTGCTACTTCGCAGTGAAACCTTTtccttatgaaaaaaaaaaaatgaaaaagaacatTAATATTACATGGTAAGAATCATAACGATAAATTGGTGTTGTATCATGTATGTGCAAAAAGAGTGGGAAAACTCTTGATCACCTCCTTCACTATGATATTGCGAGAGAATTATGGAATTTGGTCATTAGGATGTTTGGAGTAGAGTGGATTATGCCGAGACGGGTGGTGGAGCTCCTTGCGTATTGGGAAAGAAGGTTTAGTTGAAATGATATTGATATTGTTTGGAATGTAATCCCTTCTTATTTAACATGGTGCGTTTGGAGAGAAATTAATGCTCGAAATATTGAGGATTATGAGAAGACGAGCTCGGATCTATAACTTTGTTTCCTTAAATCCCTTTTTGAGTGGATCTCTCTTAAAGCCTTCTCGATGTCTCTAACTTTGtagatttttgttctttttttccttaaaaaaaataaatcttgcTATgcgtttttcttgtatacttcctgtgtacttgggttatACCTCtggttcatttaataaatatgcTTTACTTACATTAATGTTTTTTACTTGAGATATTAAACTAAATACTGTTTTGACTTTGCCAATGGGTAATTAAAACCATCAtatccttctctctctctctctcattcattCACTTCTCTTCTATGTGCTGCAAATTTAAGACATTAAACTGCATACTGTTGTCTTTGCCAATGAGTAATTAAATCCAACATATcctatttatataatattttcataCAGTTAACCCCTTGTCATCCTTCTGGTTGTCCATCTGTATTAGAAATTGTCTATGGCCATGCAGTTAACCCCTTGTCATCCTTCTGGTTGCCTCTCTCTATTAGAAATTGTCCATCTTATTTTATATGAATAGGAAGGGTGTTGCACATTAACTTAAATGACCTAATATGGAAAATTTGGGGTCGGTCCTAGGCTATCGCTTTTCATACTTGCACTTCTTGCTGTGGGAAACACGAAGTATATATGATAcaattactctctctctctctctctctatatatatatattgtgtgtgtgtgctaCATCTTGGTACTTGAAATGGATCACCAATTAGCagattttga encodes the following:
- the LOC132189637 gene encoding uncharacterized protein LOC132189637 — encoded protein: MSVTAGVSDTIIAIRDKLRGKIGQTKVKRYWPGRAPEWADDAHEDGDIQLDRVAALEQAFPRQEDSHIVKKDDARLRRLAESKIDNREEVRADHRRIRQAEIVSTIEEEARRQERLDLEEDDADALEERRRRIKEKLLQREQEEAVFPEEEEEEVEEEEEEESEYETDSEEEHTGIAMVKPVFVPKSERDTIAERERLEAEERAVEESKKKRLEERKVETKQIVVEEIRKDEEIQKNLEMEANIADVDTDDEINEAEEYEAWKVREVARIKRDREDREAMVKEKEEIEKVRNMTEEERREWERKNPKAAPLPKQKWRFMQKYYHKGAFFQADSDDHAATAGTDGIFTRDFSAPTGEDKMDKTILPKVMQVKHFGRSGRTKWTHLVNEDTTDWNNPWTYNDPLRAKYNAKMAGMNADISKPKGSKKLKDWESR